Proteins from one Sarcophilus harrisii chromosome 2, mSarHar1.11, whole genome shotgun sequence genomic window:
- the LOC100933087 gene encoding olfactory receptor 11G2-like, which translates to MNITNTNSFNNTAGFILLGFPCSREIQIFLFVLFLIIYILTLIGNGSIICAVHWDQRLHSPMYILLANFSFLEIWYVTSTVPNMLVNFLSKTKTISFSGCFLQFYFFFSLGTTECFFLAIMAFDRYLAICRPLHYPTIMTGHLCTCLVVNCWLFGFLWFLIPIILISQLSFCGSKVIDHFLCDPGPLLALTCTRASLIEFTCSILSSLLLFVPFIYIMGTYALVLRAVFKVPSAAGRYKAFSTCGSHLAVVSLFYGSVMVMYVKPTSGHEAGTQKTVTLFYSVVTPFLNPLIYSLRNKEVKDALRKFLDNKN; encoded by the coding sequence ATGAATATCACCAACACCAACAGCTTCAATAATACTGCTGGTTTCATCCTCCTTGGATTCCCCTGTAGCAGAGAGATTCAGATCTTCCTCTTTGTACTGTTCCTCATCATCTACATCCTGACCCTTATAGGAAATGGTTCTATCATATGTGCTGTGCACTGGGACCAACGTCTTCACAGCCCCATGTACATCCTCTTGGCCAACTTTTCTTTCCTGGAAATCTGGTATGTCACTTCTACTGTCCCCAATATGTTGGTCAACTTTCTCTCTAAGACCaagaccatttccttctctggatgctTCCTccagttctatttcttcttctctttaggTACTACAGAATGCTTTTTTCTGGCCATTATGGCATTTGATCGGTATCTGGCCATCTGCCGACCTCTGCATTATCCTACCATCATGACAGGACATCTCTGCACCTGCCTGGTGGTCAACTGTTGGTTGTTTGGCTTCCTCTGGTTCCTGATTCCCATTATCCTCATCTCCCAATTGTCTTTCTGTGGCTCCAAGGTCATTGACCATTTTTTATGTGACCCAGGCCCACTGCTAGCTCTAACCTGCACCAGGGCATCTTTGATAGAGTTTACCTGTTCTATTTTGAGTTCTTTGCTCCTGTTTGTACCCTTCATCTACATCATGGGAACGTATGCTCTGGTCCTGAGAGCTGTATTTAAAGTTCCTTCAGCAGCTGGTAGGTATAAAGCCTTCTCCACCTGTGGGTCCCATTTGGCTGTGGTATCACTATTCTATGGCTCTGTGATGGTGATGTATGTGAAACCAACATCAGGCCATGAAGCTGGAACCCAGAAGACTGTGACCCTTTTTTATTCTGTGGTAACCCCATTCTTAAACCCTTTGATCTACAGCCTTAGGAATAAGGAGGTGAAGGATGCCCTGAGAAAATTTCTGGATAATAAGAATTAA